CAACCTGAGCAGAAATGCAGCGGCAATGGCGATGGGGGTGTGCAGTCCGAAGAAAGGGGTGAAACTGATGAAGACGCCGACGGCGAACCCGGCGGCGATGTGACCGGGGTGGCTGTCGAGCGAAAGGATTGTGTATAGGCGCTTCTTCCACACCTTTTTGTTCAGCAAAACGTCACCTCGAAAATTTCCGGTAGTCTAAGGTCCCGCCATTTTTTTGTCAATCCATTAAGACTCCCTTCCTATCAAGGATTTGCCAAGTAAAGCCAAACGTGATACGATCAAACGTTTTAAAAAACTATCATGATGTTCATAATGAGGCAATGCGGAAGGACTTACTCAGAAAAGCTAAACGGATCGTGGTGAAAATAGGGAGCGGCGTCCTCACCAATGAGGAAAACGGCGTCGATCCCTCCTTCCTGGCGGGGCTCGCCGCCGACGTTTCGAAGCTGCGCCAGAAGGGGCTCGAGGTGGTCATCGTCTCCTCCGGCGCCGTTGCCGCCGGGCGACAGGCGATGGGGCTCACCGAGCGCCCGAAGACCATACCCCAGAAGCAGGCTGCGGCAGCGGTGGGGCAGTCGAGGCTCATGCGCGCGTACGAGGAAGCATTCTCGGCGTTCGGGCTTATGGTGGCGCAGATCCTCCTGACCCGCGACGACCTCGCCAACCGGCTCCGCTTCCAGAACGCCCGCGCCACTCTCGATACCCTTCTCGCCAACGGCATCGTCCCCATAATCAATGAAAACGATACCGTGGCGGTGGAGGAGATCAAGTTCGGCGACAACGACAACCTGTCCGCCCTGGTGACAAACCTGGTAGAGGCGCAGCTCCTCCTGATACTTACCGATACCGACGGGCTCTACACAGCCGATCCCCGCAAGAACCCCGATGCCCTCCTCATCCACGAAGTCGCCTCCATCACCCGCGACCTGGAGCGGTGCGCAGGTGGTACCGGTACGAGTGTCGGGACCGGGGGGATGGCCACGAAGGTCGCCGCCGCCAAGAAGGTGGTGAAGTCCGGCGTCGCCGCCATCATCTTCAACGGCAAGAAGAGCGGAAACGTGCTGCGCGCCATGCAGGGCGAGGAGGTCGGCACCCTCTTCCTGCCGTGCGGAGAGTGCCTGAACCGCCGCAAGCACTGGATAGCCTTCACGCTGCGCCCGGCCGGCTCCCTTATCGTCGATGCCGGCGCCGCCGAGTTCGTGGCGCGAAAAGGGAAGAGCCTCCTGCCATCCGGCATATCCGGTGTGGAGGGGCGTTTTCACCGTGGCGCCTGCGTGAGACTGAGGGCTCCCGACGGCGTCGAATTCGCCCGCGGCATTGTGGACTATTCCAGCCAGGAGATAGAAAAGATCCGCGGCGCGAAGAGTTCGGAGATCGAGCAGATCCTCGGCTTCCGCTACGGGGACGATGTCATCCATCGGGATAACCTGGTGCTGCTGGTGTAGCGGTTTCACATTTGGAGGGAAGTAATGAGTGTTGCTGAAAAGATAAAGAGTATAGCTTCCGAGGCACGCAGGGCGTCCTTTGCCATGGCGCGGCTCTCTTCGGTGGCGAAAAACGAACTCCTCCTCGCCATGGCGCAGGCGCTGGTGGATAACGCCGGGACCATCATCGAGGAGAACCGCAAGGACCTCGAAGCGGGAGAGAAAAAGGGGCTCTCGAGCGCCATGCTCGACCGCCTCATGCTCGACGCCGCGCGCGTCGAGGGGATGGCCGCCGCCGTGCGCGAGGTCGCCGCACTCCCGGACCCCGTCGGCGAGGTCACGAAGATGTGGAAGAGGCCGAACGACCTCATGGTGGGGAAGATGCGCATCCCGCTCGGGGTGATCGGCATCATCTACGAGTCCCGCCCGAACGTCACTTCCGACGCCGCGGCGCTCTGCCTGAAGAGCGGCAACGCCGTCGTCCTCAGGGGGGGGTCGGAGGCGTTTCACTCCAATATGGCGGTGGCTTCGGTCCTCTCTGCGGAGCTCGAGAAGAAGGGGATTCCCGCTGCGGCGCTCTCCATCGTGCCGTTCGTGGAGCGTGAAGGGGTCACCGAGATGCTCAAGCAGGAGGAATTCATCGACGTGATCATCCCGCGCGGCGGCGAGAGCCTGATCCGCTTCGTGGTGGAGAACTCCAAGATACCGGTCATCAAGCACTACAAGGGGGTCTGCCACATCTTCGTCGATGCGAGCGCCGATTTCGAGATGGCCAGAAAGATCATCGTCAACGCAAAGACCCAGAGGCCGGGGGTGTGCAACGCGCTGGAGACCCTCCTCATCCACAAGGACGTCGCCGAGACCTTCGTCCCCTTCATCTACGAGACCCTCGCAGCCATGAAGGTGGAGCTGCGCGGCGACGCCACCTTCAGGCAGTTCGCGCCGGAGGCGAAAAAGGCGAAGGAAGAGGACTGGTACGCGGAGTACCTCGACCTGATCCTCGCCGCGCGGGTGGTGGACGACATGGACGCGGCGATCGATCACATCAACCGCTACGGCTCCCTGCACA
The DNA window shown above is from Geomonas sp. RF6 and carries:
- a CDS encoding glutamate-5-semialdehyde dehydrogenase; this translates as MSVAEKIKSIASEARRASFAMARLSSVAKNELLLAMAQALVDNAGTIIEENRKDLEAGEKKGLSSAMLDRLMLDAARVEGMAAAVREVAALPDPVGEVTKMWKRPNDLMVGKMRIPLGVIGIIYESRPNVTSDAAALCLKSGNAVVLRGGSEAFHSNMAVASVLSAELEKKGIPAAALSIVPFVEREGVTEMLKQEEFIDVIIPRGGESLIRFVVENSKIPVIKHYKGVCHIFVDASADFEMARKIIVNAKTQRPGVCNALETLLIHKDVAETFVPFIYETLAAMKVELRGDATFRQFAPEAKKAKEEDWYAEYLDLILAARVVDDMDAAIDHINRYGSLHTESIITGNYANAQQFVRQVNSGVVMVNASTRFSDGNQLGLGAEIGISTTKLHSFGPMGLEDLTTTKFIVYGEGQVRP
- the proB gene encoding glutamate 5-kinase: MRKDLLRKAKRIVVKIGSGVLTNEENGVDPSFLAGLAADVSKLRQKGLEVVIVSSGAVAAGRQAMGLTERPKTIPQKQAAAAVGQSRLMRAYEEAFSAFGLMVAQILLTRDDLANRLRFQNARATLDTLLANGIVPIINENDTVAVEEIKFGDNDNLSALVTNLVEAQLLLILTDTDGLYTADPRKNPDALLIHEVASITRDLERCAGGTGTSVGTGGMATKVAAAKKVVKSGVAAIIFNGKKSGNVLRAMQGEEVGTLFLPCGECLNRRKHWIAFTLRPAGSLIVDAGAAEFVARKGKSLLPSGISGVEGRFHRGACVRLRAPDGVEFARGIVDYSSQEIEKIRGAKSSEIEQILGFRYGDDVIHRDNLVLLV